CGGCGAGCCAGAAGTTCGCTGCTTTCCTTCTCTCTTTCTTCCTTATTGATAGAGAGTTTATTTTCTGCGAGACGCTTCTTCACCATCTCGATCTCTTCCTTCATGATCTGAAGGTCACGGTCACGGGACACGCGGATTTCGCTCCTTTCCCGGAGTTTCGGGAGGACGGAGTCTATCCATTTGTCCTTGACGTAATCCTTGGATTTGGCGATCTGATCATACGGCATGGCGTAGTCCTGTTTGTCCTCGCCCACTTCAAAAGCGGCTGTCGCACTGGGCAGTACAATATCGCTGACGACTCCCTTAAGCTGGGTCGATCCGCCCGCTACACGGTAGAATTTCTGCGTCGTCAGTTTCAAAATCCCGGCACGGCTACGGTCGGAAAAGTACGGCAGGAAACGCCCCAATTCGATCGGCTGCTGGACAGTACCCTTCCCGAAGGTGGATGTGTCGCCGACAATGACGGCACGCCCGTAATCCTGCAGGGCCGCCGCCAGAATTTCCGAGGCGGATGCCGAGAGTTTGTTGGTCAGAACAACGATTTCACCCTTGAAAAGGGGATTCTTGTTCCACACGTCCTTGGTTGCCTCTTCACCGCGGGAATCCTTGATTTTCACCACCGGGCCACTGCCCGTAAAGAAACCGGTCATCAGGCGGACTTCTTCCAACGAACCGCCGCCATTGTTACGCAAGTCGATCACCAGCCCTTCGACACCTTCTTTCACCATGCGCTGGAGAATCTTCTTCACATCCGTAGCACAACGACGGTCACCTCCGTCCATGTCGGCGTAAAACGACGGGAGCGTCAACACCCCCATCTTGATGATCTTGCCGTCGTCCTGCTTCATTTCCAGGATTTCGCCCTTGGCCAGTTCGTCACGGAGCTCGACCTTGGAACGCTTCAACGTCACGATCTTGGCCTGGCCGGGATTGCTGGCAGGCTCCACCTTCATGCGAATCGTAGACCCTTCCTTGCCCCGGATCATGTCAACAACCTTGTCCAGACGCATAAAGAGTATATCCGTCATCTCTCCCGTGTTGTTGCTGTCGACGGCCACAATACGGTCATTCAGTTTGAGTTCCCCGCTCTTGTCCGCAGGCCCCCCGACGACGATACCATTGATTTTGACGGCACCGTCGTCCTCCTGACCGAGGAGGGCGCCGATTCCCGTCAGAGATCCACCCATCGAAGACTTGAAGCGATCTGTTTCACGGGCGCTCATGTACTCCGTATGAGGATCATAGACCAAGGCTACGGCACTAAGCAAAGCATTGGCCACATCTTCCTCATCGGAAGATTCCTTGAGGTTTCTCAGGATACGGTCATAGCGGAGGGAAAGCTTTTCCTTGGGGGATTTCTCAGAAGCCGCCGGGTCGGGCTTGTTCTGTTCCTTGGCGAGGCGGGCGATCGTTTCACGCCGCATGATTTCGGAGAGGAGTTGCTCCTCCACCATGTCGCGCCACACTTTATTCATCTCTTCTTCGTCCTTGGGCCATTCTACCTTGCGGCGTGAACGGGCAACGTATTCCTTGCGGTCAAACTTGAAGTCATCTTTTTTCAAAAGTTCTTCGGCGTACTTGATACGCTGCTCTACCCGCTGACAATACAACGTATACAACGGCAAAGCCGCCTTCATCACTTCACCGGAAAGCAAATAATCATCCAGCTCCTTGCCGTACCGGGAACGCAGGGAATCCACATCCTCCTTCGTAAAGAAGATGCGGGAGGGATCCAGACGTTTCAGGTACATATCCAAAAAGTCATTGGAAAGCTTGTCGCTGAACTCCTTCTTGGAAAAATGGAGGCTCTGTAAAAGAATGGACATTCGTTTACCGACATCATTAAAATCCGTTGCCCCCTGAGCGCAGGACGACACCATGAGGCCGACGAGAACCACCCCAGCCACCTTGCGAACCCAATTCTTGAGCTGTATCTTCATTGTGGGAAAAACCATGCTTGTATCTTGTTGCTGCCGACGCCACGCGCGGCTATCATAACGTTTACAAGGCAGGTTTATGTATTTACGGTCCTTTGTCTATTCTTTTTCGAGTTCATGTCCTGTCATTAAACCCGTCATGCGGAAGGGAGGAAAAACTCCGGGCCGCGACAAGACACTTCACACTCTAAGAATATCACGATCCTTTTGACAGAGAATCATCAACAGAAGGCAGGGGTTCCAGGCGAGACGGAGCAACTCCCTTCTTCAAATCCACCATATCCACCAGAATGTTCATCCCCTCCCGCAGCACGGGATCAAGACCGGAAGGATAGCCTTCCGGACTGATTAATTCTTTGTGGAATCTTTCCCTCATCTCCATCCGTTGTGCTCCGGATTGTTTTTCCGTAAGCAGAGGGAGCTGTCTGGCATCGACATCCTTCAAGGACAACCGGTACATGCGGTAACGTTCCGACTCTTTCTTTTTCATCGCCTTATAGCGAACAGACCTTTCTTCTTCAATGGATTTGATCCGCGTCATTTCCTCCTTCATCTCCCGCATCCGTTCTTCAAGATTCAACGAAAGAACATTGTCCTTTTTTTCTTGTTGCATGCGTTCCGCCTCTGCGGCAATAAGCCGGAAATCCATATCCCCGGCAGAACGTCTGCTACTCCGTTCGCGCAGGCGGGGGAGAATGCTCGCGAGCCATTTGTCCTTCACATAATCGCCGCAAGGGGGAACCTCATCGTACGGCAAGGCATAGTCCATGCCGTCCTCGCTCATCCCGTAATACGTCGTCAGACCGGGCAATACAATGTCGCTCTCCACTCCTTTCAACTGGGTCGAACCTCCGGAAACACGATAGAATTTGGATATCGTCACCTTCAAACACCCGGCCCGAGAACGATCCGAATAGGCCGACATCAGGTGCCCCAGCATAATCACTCCCTGGACGGAACCCTTGCCGAATGTTGCCTTTTCACCCACAATCAGGGCCCGCCCATAATCCTGCAAGGCAGCGGCCATCAGCTCAGAGGCAGAGGCAGACCATTTGTCGGTCAACACGACAAGAGGGCCTTTGAACAACGGTTCTTTCCTGTCGGAAATGCGCTGTTCCACCTTTCCATCCCCATCACGTACCTGGACAACAGGCCCGGCTCCGGTCAGCAATCCGATCATATGCACCACTTCGTCCAGTGAACCTCCACCATTGTGCCGGAGATCAATCACTGCGCCATCCACTTTTTCCCGAACCATTCTAGC
This is a stretch of genomic DNA from Akkermansia sp. N21116. It encodes these proteins:
- a CDS encoding carboxy terminal-processing peptidase, with the protein product MKIQLKNWVRKVAGVVLVGLMVSSCAQGATDFNDVGKRMSILLQSLHFSKKEFSDKLSNDFLDMYLKRLDPSRIFFTKEDVDSLRSRYGKELDDYLLSGEVMKAALPLYTLYCQRVEQRIKYAEELLKKDDFKFDRKEYVARSRRKVEWPKDEEEMNKVWRDMVEEQLLSEIMRRETIARLAKEQNKPDPAASEKSPKEKLSLRYDRILRNLKESSDEEDVANALLSAVALVYDPHTEYMSARETDRFKSSMGGSLTGIGALLGQEDDGAVKINGIVVGGPADKSGELKLNDRIVAVDSNNTGEMTDILFMRLDKVVDMIRGKEGSTIRMKVEPASNPGQAKIVTLKRSKVELRDELAKGEILEMKQDDGKIIKMGVLTLPSFYADMDGGDRRCATDVKKILQRMVKEGVEGLVIDLRNNGGGSLEEVRLMTGFFTGSGPVVKIKDSRGEEATKDVWNKNPLFKGEIVVLTNKLSASASEILAAALQDYGRAVIVGDTSTFGKGTVQQPIELGRFLPYFSDRSRAGILKLTTQKFYRVAGGSTQLKGVVSDIVLPSATAAFEVGEDKQDYAMPYDQIAKSKDYVKDKWIDSVLPKLRERSEIRVSRDRDLQIMKEEIEMVKKRLAENKLSINKEEREKESSELLARRKSINEERKTRFAEMAKNDASRYKIYRLTLDDVNADKLPQADPEKDNEQFMKMAENPTDQLDDSPKYPSGLDPELRESLNIVADMVDMKKGEPLSKLEQEPAAGK